One region of Miscanthus floridulus cultivar M001 chromosome 19, ASM1932011v1, whole genome shotgun sequence genomic DNA includes:
- the LOC136527236 gene encoding AP-1 complex subunit gamma-2-like isoform X1, whose product MDLAINPFSSGTRLRDMIRAIRACKTAAEERAVVRRECAAIRAAISEGDQDYRHRNMAKLMFIHMLGYPTHFGQMECLKLIAAAGFPEKRIGYLGLMLLLDERQEVLMLVTNSLKQDLNHSNQFIVGLALCALGNICSAEMARDLALEVERLLQNRDPNTKKKAALCSIRIVRKVPDLAENFMSAAASLLKEKHHGVLISAVQLCMELCKASHEALEYLRKNCLEGLVRILRDVSNSSYAPEYDIGGITDPFLHIRVLKLMRILGQGDADCSEYINDILAQVSTKTESNKNAGNAILYECVETIMGIEATSGLRVLAINILGRFLSNRDNNIRYVALNMLMKAIAVDTQAVQRHRATILECVKDADVSIRKRALELVYLLVNDTNVKPLTKELVDYLEVSDQEFKEDLTANICSIVEKFSLDKLWYLDQMFRVLSLAGNYVKDDVWHALIVLMSNASELQGYSVRSLYKALQASGEQESLVRVAVWCIGEYGEMLVNNLSMLDMEEPITVTESDAVDAVEAVLQRYSADVTTRAMCLVSLLKLSSRFPPTSERIKDIVAQNKGNTVLELQQRSIEFSSIIQRHQSIKSSLLERMPVLDEANYLVKRAASIQAAVSSVNSAPAATSGGPLKLPNGVAKPPAAPLADLLDLSSDDAPVTTSAPTTAPNDFLQDLLGIGLTDSSPIGGAPSTSTDILMDLLSIGSSPVQNGTPTSNFSLPAIETKPVPVTPQVVDLLDGLSSSTSLLDENAAYPTITAFQSATLRITFSFKKQPGKPQETTINASFTNLATTTFTDFVFQAAVPKFIQLRLDPASSSTLPASGNGSVTQSLSVTNNQHGQKPLAMRIRMSYKVNGEDRLEQGQISNFPAGL is encoded by the exons ATGGACCTCGCCATCAACCCCTTCTCCTCCGGCACTCGCCTCCG GGACATGATACGTGCGATACGCGCGTGCAAGACGGCAGCGGAGGAACGCGCGGTGGTGCGGCGGGAGTGCGCGGCGATACGGGCCGCCATCAGCGAGGGCGACCAGGACTACCGGCATCGGAACATGGCCAAGCTCATGTTCATCCACATGCTCGGCTACCCCACACACTTCGGCCAGATGGAGTGCCTCAAGCTTATTGCTGCCGCGGGCTTCCCCGAGAAGCGCATCGGCTATCTAGGACTCATGCTGCTGCTCGACGAGCGGCAGGAGGTCCTCATGCTCGTCACCAACTCTCTCAAGCA AGATCTTAACCACTCAAACCAGTTCATTGTTGGGCTTGCGCTCTGTGCTCTTGGCAACATATGTTCAGCTGAAATGGCGCGTGATCTGGCTCTTGAAGTGGAGAGGCTGTTGCAAAATAGGGACCCTAATACAAAGAAGAAG GCTGCCTTATGCTCTATAAGGATTGTCCGAAAAGTTCCAGACTTGGCAGAAAATTTCATGAGTGCTGCCGCATCATTACTGAAGGAAAAACATCATGGTGTTCTGATATCTGCTGTTCAGCTTTGCATGGAACTATGTAAAGCGAGCCATGAAGCATTGGAGTACTTGAGGAAG AACTGCCTTGAAGGACTGGTCCGAATACTGAGAGATGTGTCCAACAGTTCATATGCTCCTGAATACGACATTGGTGGCATCACAGATCCATTCTTACATATCCGAGTGCTTAAACTCATGCGAATACTGGGTCAAGGAGATGCAGATTGCAGCGAGTATATCAATGATATTCTTGCTCAG GTTTCAACGAAAACCGAGTCAAATAAGAATGCTGGAAATGCAATTTTATATGAATGTGTGGAGACAATAATGGGCATTGAAGCTACAAGTGGTTTACGTGTGTTGGCAATTAATATTTTGGGTCGATTTTTGTCCAACCGTGATAACAACATAAG ATATGTTGCCCTAAACATGCTTATGAAGGCCATCGCCGTAGATACACAAGCTGTGCAGAGGCACAGGGCAACAATTTTAGAGTGTGTCAAG GATGCAGATGTCTCTATTCGTAAAAGGGCCCTGGAACTTGTTTACCTACTTGTAAATGATACAAATGTAAAGCCATTGACTAAGGAACTTGTTGATTACCTTGAAGTgagtgatcaagaattcaaggaaGACCTCACTGCTAATATATGCTCAATAGTTGAAAA GTTTTCCCTGGACAAGCTATGGTACTTAGACCAGATGTTCAGAGTTTTATCTCTG GCTGGTAATTACGTAAAGGATGATGTATGGCATGCTCTTATAGTTCTAATGAGTAATGCATCTGAACTTCAAGGATATTCAGTCAGGTCATTATATAAGGCATTGCAAGCATCTGGTGAACAG GAAAGTTTAGTTAGGGTGGCTGTTTGGTGCATCGGTGAATATGGAGAAATGCTGGTCAACAATCTTAGTATGTTGGACATGGAGGAACCGATCACG GTAACAGAATCTGATGCTGTGGATGCCGTAGAGGCTGTTCTTCAGCGCTACTCTGCAGATGTTACTACTAGGGCTATGTGTCTTGTCTCTCTTTTGAAGCTTTCCTCCCGGTTTCCACCAACATCAGA GAGGATAAAAGATATAGTTGCTCAAAATAAAGGGAATACTGTGCTTGAATTGCAGCAAAGATCTATTGAATTCAGTTCCATTATACAAAGACATCAATCTATAAA ATCATCTTTGCTTGAACGGATGCCTGTATTGGATGAAGCTAATTATTTGGTGAAGAGAGCTGCTTCTATACAGGCTGCAGTTTCATCTGTAAATTCTGCTCCAGCAGCCACTTCTGGAGGCCCACTTAAGCTTCCAAATGGCGTAGCAAAGCCACCAGCAGCTCCTTTGGCTGATTTGCTTGATTTGAGTTCTGATGATGCTCCAGTGACTACTTCGGCCCCTACTACAGCACCTAATGATTTTCTACAGGATCTGTTGGGTATTGGTTTGACTGATTCGTCTCCTATAG GCGGAGCTCCATCTACAAGCACTGACATTCTGATGGATCTTCTATCTATCGGTTCATCTCCTGTACAAAATGGCACACCAACGTCAAACTTTAGCCTTCCTGCCATAG AGACTAAACCTGTCCCTGTTACACCTCAAGTTGTGGATCTTCTTGATGGTTTGTCCTCAAGCACATCTCTTCTTG ATGAGAATGCAGCTTACCCTACAATCACAGCATTCCAGAGTGCAACCTTGAGGATCACATTCAGTTTCAAGAAGCAACCTGGAAAACCTCAGGAGACTACAATTAATGCTTCTTTCACAAATTTGGCAACCACTACATTCACAGATTTTGTCTTCCAGGCAGCTGTGCCAAAG TTCATCCAATTGCGTTTGGACCCAGCTAGCAGTAGCACTCTTCCCGCCAGTGGAAATGGGTCAGTCACACAAAGCCTCAGTGTCACCAACAACCAGCATGGGCAG AAACCACTTGCAATGCGTATCCGGATGTCTTATAAAGTGAATGGTGAGGACAGGCTGGAGCAAGGTCAAATCAGCAATTTTCCTGCTGGGTTGTAG
- the LOC136527236 gene encoding AP-1 complex subunit gamma-2-like isoform X2, producing the protein MDLAINPFSSGTRLRDMIRAIRACKTAAEERAVVRRECAAIRAAISEGDQDYRHRNMAKLMFIHMLGYPTHFGQMECLKLIAAAGFPEKRIGYLGLMLLLDERQEVLMLVTNSLKQDLNHSNQFIVGLALCALGNICSAEMARDLALEVERLLQNRDPNTKKKAALCSIRIVRKVPDLAENFMSAAASLLKEKHHGVLISAVQLCMELCKASHEALEYLRKNCLEGLVRILRDVSNSSYAPEYDIGGITDPFLHIRVLKLMRILGQGDADCSEYINDILAQVSTKTESNKNAGNAILYECVETIMGIEATSGLRVLAINILGRFLSNRDNNIRYVALNMLMKAIAVDTQAVQRHRATILECVKDADVSIRKRALELVYLLVNDTNVKPLTKELVDYLEVSDQEFKEDLTANICSIVEKFSLDKLWYLDQMFRVLSLAGNYVKDDVWHALIVLMSNASELQGYSVRSLYKALQASGEQESLVRVAVWCIGEYGEMLVNNLSMLDMEEPITVTESDAVDAVEAVLQRYSADVTTRAMCLVSLLKLSSRFPPTSERIKDIVAQNKGNTVLELQQRSIEFSSIIQRHQSIKSSLLERMPVLDEANYLVKRAASIQAAVSSVNSAPAATSGGPLKLPNGVAKPPAAPLADLLDLSSDDAPVTTSAPTTAPNDFLQDLLGIGLTDSSPIGGAPSTSTDILMDLLSIGSSPVQNGTPTSNFSLPAIDENAAYPTITAFQSATLRITFSFKKQPGKPQETTINASFTNLATTTFTDFVFQAAVPKFIQLRLDPASSSTLPASGNGSVTQSLSVTNNQHGQKPLAMRIRMSYKVNGEDRLEQGQISNFPAGL; encoded by the exons ATGGACCTCGCCATCAACCCCTTCTCCTCCGGCACTCGCCTCCG GGACATGATACGTGCGATACGCGCGTGCAAGACGGCAGCGGAGGAACGCGCGGTGGTGCGGCGGGAGTGCGCGGCGATACGGGCCGCCATCAGCGAGGGCGACCAGGACTACCGGCATCGGAACATGGCCAAGCTCATGTTCATCCACATGCTCGGCTACCCCACACACTTCGGCCAGATGGAGTGCCTCAAGCTTATTGCTGCCGCGGGCTTCCCCGAGAAGCGCATCGGCTATCTAGGACTCATGCTGCTGCTCGACGAGCGGCAGGAGGTCCTCATGCTCGTCACCAACTCTCTCAAGCA AGATCTTAACCACTCAAACCAGTTCATTGTTGGGCTTGCGCTCTGTGCTCTTGGCAACATATGTTCAGCTGAAATGGCGCGTGATCTGGCTCTTGAAGTGGAGAGGCTGTTGCAAAATAGGGACCCTAATACAAAGAAGAAG GCTGCCTTATGCTCTATAAGGATTGTCCGAAAAGTTCCAGACTTGGCAGAAAATTTCATGAGTGCTGCCGCATCATTACTGAAGGAAAAACATCATGGTGTTCTGATATCTGCTGTTCAGCTTTGCATGGAACTATGTAAAGCGAGCCATGAAGCATTGGAGTACTTGAGGAAG AACTGCCTTGAAGGACTGGTCCGAATACTGAGAGATGTGTCCAACAGTTCATATGCTCCTGAATACGACATTGGTGGCATCACAGATCCATTCTTACATATCCGAGTGCTTAAACTCATGCGAATACTGGGTCAAGGAGATGCAGATTGCAGCGAGTATATCAATGATATTCTTGCTCAG GTTTCAACGAAAACCGAGTCAAATAAGAATGCTGGAAATGCAATTTTATATGAATGTGTGGAGACAATAATGGGCATTGAAGCTACAAGTGGTTTACGTGTGTTGGCAATTAATATTTTGGGTCGATTTTTGTCCAACCGTGATAACAACATAAG ATATGTTGCCCTAAACATGCTTATGAAGGCCATCGCCGTAGATACACAAGCTGTGCAGAGGCACAGGGCAACAATTTTAGAGTGTGTCAAG GATGCAGATGTCTCTATTCGTAAAAGGGCCCTGGAACTTGTTTACCTACTTGTAAATGATACAAATGTAAAGCCATTGACTAAGGAACTTGTTGATTACCTTGAAGTgagtgatcaagaattcaaggaaGACCTCACTGCTAATATATGCTCAATAGTTGAAAA GTTTTCCCTGGACAAGCTATGGTACTTAGACCAGATGTTCAGAGTTTTATCTCTG GCTGGTAATTACGTAAAGGATGATGTATGGCATGCTCTTATAGTTCTAATGAGTAATGCATCTGAACTTCAAGGATATTCAGTCAGGTCATTATATAAGGCATTGCAAGCATCTGGTGAACAG GAAAGTTTAGTTAGGGTGGCTGTTTGGTGCATCGGTGAATATGGAGAAATGCTGGTCAACAATCTTAGTATGTTGGACATGGAGGAACCGATCACG GTAACAGAATCTGATGCTGTGGATGCCGTAGAGGCTGTTCTTCAGCGCTACTCTGCAGATGTTACTACTAGGGCTATGTGTCTTGTCTCTCTTTTGAAGCTTTCCTCCCGGTTTCCACCAACATCAGA GAGGATAAAAGATATAGTTGCTCAAAATAAAGGGAATACTGTGCTTGAATTGCAGCAAAGATCTATTGAATTCAGTTCCATTATACAAAGACATCAATCTATAAA ATCATCTTTGCTTGAACGGATGCCTGTATTGGATGAAGCTAATTATTTGGTGAAGAGAGCTGCTTCTATACAGGCTGCAGTTTCATCTGTAAATTCTGCTCCAGCAGCCACTTCTGGAGGCCCACTTAAGCTTCCAAATGGCGTAGCAAAGCCACCAGCAGCTCCTTTGGCTGATTTGCTTGATTTGAGTTCTGATGATGCTCCAGTGACTACTTCGGCCCCTACTACAGCACCTAATGATTTTCTACAGGATCTGTTGGGTATTGGTTTGACTGATTCGTCTCCTATAG GCGGAGCTCCATCTACAAGCACTGACATTCTGATGGATCTTCTATCTATCGGTTCATCTCCTGTACAAAATGGCACACCAACGTCAAACTTTAGCCTTCCTGCCATAG ATGAGAATGCAGCTTACCCTACAATCACAGCATTCCAGAGTGCAACCTTGAGGATCACATTCAGTTTCAAGAAGCAACCTGGAAAACCTCAGGAGACTACAATTAATGCTTCTTTCACAAATTTGGCAACCACTACATTCACAGATTTTGTCTTCCAGGCAGCTGTGCCAAAG TTCATCCAATTGCGTTTGGACCCAGCTAGCAGTAGCACTCTTCCCGCCAGTGGAAATGGGTCAGTCACACAAAGCCTCAGTGTCACCAACAACCAGCATGGGCAG AAACCACTTGCAATGCGTATCCGGATGTCTTATAAAGTGAATGGTGAGGACAGGCTGGAGCAAGGTCAAATCAGCAATTTTCCTGCTGGGTTGTAG
- the LOC136527236 gene encoding AP-1 complex subunit gamma-2-like isoform X3, whose protein sequence is MARDLALEVERLLQNRDPNTKKKAALCSIRIVRKVPDLAENFMSAAASLLKEKHHGVLISAVQLCMELCKASHEALEYLRKNCLEGLVRILRDVSNSSYAPEYDIGGITDPFLHIRVLKLMRILGQGDADCSEYINDILAQVSTKTESNKNAGNAILYECVETIMGIEATSGLRVLAINILGRFLSNRDNNIRYVALNMLMKAIAVDTQAVQRHRATILECVKDADVSIRKRALELVYLLVNDTNVKPLTKELVDYLEVSDQEFKEDLTANICSIVEKFSLDKLWYLDQMFRVLSLAGNYVKDDVWHALIVLMSNASELQGYSVRSLYKALQASGEQESLVRVAVWCIGEYGEMLVNNLSMLDMEEPITVTESDAVDAVEAVLQRYSADVTTRAMCLVSLLKLSSRFPPTSERIKDIVAQNKGNTVLELQQRSIEFSSIIQRHQSIKSSLLERMPVLDEANYLVKRAASIQAAVSSVNSAPAATSGGPLKLPNGVAKPPAAPLADLLDLSSDDAPVTTSAPTTAPNDFLQDLLGIGLTDSSPIGGAPSTSTDILMDLLSIGSSPVQNGTPTSNFSLPAIETKPVPVTPQVVDLLDGLSSSTSLLDENAAYPTITAFQSATLRITFSFKKQPGKPQETTINASFTNLATTTFTDFVFQAAVPKFIQLRLDPASSSTLPASGNGSVTQSLSVTNNQHGQKPLAMRIRMSYKVNGEDRLEQGQISNFPAGL, encoded by the exons ATGGCGCGTGATCTGGCTCTTGAAGTGGAGAGGCTGTTGCAAAATAGGGACCCTAATACAAAGAAGAAG GCTGCCTTATGCTCTATAAGGATTGTCCGAAAAGTTCCAGACTTGGCAGAAAATTTCATGAGTGCTGCCGCATCATTACTGAAGGAAAAACATCATGGTGTTCTGATATCTGCTGTTCAGCTTTGCATGGAACTATGTAAAGCGAGCCATGAAGCATTGGAGTACTTGAGGAAG AACTGCCTTGAAGGACTGGTCCGAATACTGAGAGATGTGTCCAACAGTTCATATGCTCCTGAATACGACATTGGTGGCATCACAGATCCATTCTTACATATCCGAGTGCTTAAACTCATGCGAATACTGGGTCAAGGAGATGCAGATTGCAGCGAGTATATCAATGATATTCTTGCTCAG GTTTCAACGAAAACCGAGTCAAATAAGAATGCTGGAAATGCAATTTTATATGAATGTGTGGAGACAATAATGGGCATTGAAGCTACAAGTGGTTTACGTGTGTTGGCAATTAATATTTTGGGTCGATTTTTGTCCAACCGTGATAACAACATAAG ATATGTTGCCCTAAACATGCTTATGAAGGCCATCGCCGTAGATACACAAGCTGTGCAGAGGCACAGGGCAACAATTTTAGAGTGTGTCAAG GATGCAGATGTCTCTATTCGTAAAAGGGCCCTGGAACTTGTTTACCTACTTGTAAATGATACAAATGTAAAGCCATTGACTAAGGAACTTGTTGATTACCTTGAAGTgagtgatcaagaattcaaggaaGACCTCACTGCTAATATATGCTCAATAGTTGAAAA GTTTTCCCTGGACAAGCTATGGTACTTAGACCAGATGTTCAGAGTTTTATCTCTG GCTGGTAATTACGTAAAGGATGATGTATGGCATGCTCTTATAGTTCTAATGAGTAATGCATCTGAACTTCAAGGATATTCAGTCAGGTCATTATATAAGGCATTGCAAGCATCTGGTGAACAG GAAAGTTTAGTTAGGGTGGCTGTTTGGTGCATCGGTGAATATGGAGAAATGCTGGTCAACAATCTTAGTATGTTGGACATGGAGGAACCGATCACG GTAACAGAATCTGATGCTGTGGATGCCGTAGAGGCTGTTCTTCAGCGCTACTCTGCAGATGTTACTACTAGGGCTATGTGTCTTGTCTCTCTTTTGAAGCTTTCCTCCCGGTTTCCACCAACATCAGA GAGGATAAAAGATATAGTTGCTCAAAATAAAGGGAATACTGTGCTTGAATTGCAGCAAAGATCTATTGAATTCAGTTCCATTATACAAAGACATCAATCTATAAA ATCATCTTTGCTTGAACGGATGCCTGTATTGGATGAAGCTAATTATTTGGTGAAGAGAGCTGCTTCTATACAGGCTGCAGTTTCATCTGTAAATTCTGCTCCAGCAGCCACTTCTGGAGGCCCACTTAAGCTTCCAAATGGCGTAGCAAAGCCACCAGCAGCTCCTTTGGCTGATTTGCTTGATTTGAGTTCTGATGATGCTCCAGTGACTACTTCGGCCCCTACTACAGCACCTAATGATTTTCTACAGGATCTGTTGGGTATTGGTTTGACTGATTCGTCTCCTATAG GCGGAGCTCCATCTACAAGCACTGACATTCTGATGGATCTTCTATCTATCGGTTCATCTCCTGTACAAAATGGCACACCAACGTCAAACTTTAGCCTTCCTGCCATAG AGACTAAACCTGTCCCTGTTACACCTCAAGTTGTGGATCTTCTTGATGGTTTGTCCTCAAGCACATCTCTTCTTG ATGAGAATGCAGCTTACCCTACAATCACAGCATTCCAGAGTGCAACCTTGAGGATCACATTCAGTTTCAAGAAGCAACCTGGAAAACCTCAGGAGACTACAATTAATGCTTCTTTCACAAATTTGGCAACCACTACATTCACAGATTTTGTCTTCCAGGCAGCTGTGCCAAAG TTCATCCAATTGCGTTTGGACCCAGCTAGCAGTAGCACTCTTCCCGCCAGTGGAAATGGGTCAGTCACACAAAGCCTCAGTGTCACCAACAACCAGCATGGGCAG AAACCACTTGCAATGCGTATCCGGATGTCTTATAAAGTGAATGGTGAGGACAGGCTGGAGCAAGGTCAAATCAGCAATTTTCCTGCTGGGTTGTAG